The Iamia majanohamensis genome window below encodes:
- a CDS encoding BTAD domain-containing putative transcriptional regulator, protein MVGARAGSGAEPRPAVTRRELIARLRGRFGVRLTVLVAGAGFGKSTTLRQAVAENRLAPSGVDWWLSLRHRDRVPSRLARDLGEALGWPVGDGDDPEASVERALAHLARTSPLGSALVLDDVHLLEGSPGARLLGHLVAVAPPSVHIVVASRTPVGWLLLPGAPEPGLVVGEDDLRFADDELADLASLRSAAAEVSGLGDLGGWPALVDLALSFGLRGAVTFVEEEVVELVPPEVREVLAAAVAVGGGSARLLGHALDRPVDTAAIAADLPMTVLDDDGDLQVHPLWGEVLRDPWEPEEAVAVRRRAAEHLLAQGDLERAVPLFADAGDWPAFEAAVAETWRRGYLGVPLDVLASWLERLPPDRHDSPAGTLLRGAAARIQHTFGDEARELLATAVRRNREAGSLPGEMAALGEYGYVCRARGEATQMVEVMTRLAEMASEDPVAAPFVRLTEAAMLDVMGDDAGVLRTLEPLGPEDLSAEWSTAVAFLRLLSAGRQGDPDLTDQACADCIRLGGPGSIHERYTGAIVDWFLGRPATALAALPDPVPEARLSRVDQTMLGSHCATIQGLAGDVARARLALATAGGGSLGAAQASFTAAVAVAEAALAVAEGDEVRAADHLREVCGPHGDDPGGLRLLRHFPALPYVLVPETRAHIDAMDLGPALVPARTAARAVVAAREGTGGPAPGTWPPPDQVITALPLRWVAVAAAAAHTRGAVEGALLGQRLVDVHRERGRAALRAEAEGGEWWAEGARGLLGSAGLPPGTTIALGLLGPSSLVVEGRPVVHPDWRRPMVRALCALLVLEGPLDRAQAARELWPEVPPADAAHNLRSHLSLLLDVLEPGRRPGEASFVVRAEGDGLALVGRPHLVADVTDFDRAVARWERTGGLDGLPEALDRWRGVPFSDLPDLPFVAEHRRVRERRFLAAGQAVGEQALVLGRPDDAIDRALQLVRVDPWSERAHQLLVAAHVAAGDRAAARRALQRCRDVLDDLGVPPDPRTELLDRQLRAGPRDR, encoded by the coding sequence ATGGTCGGCGCGCGGGCGGGGTCGGGGGCGGAGCCGCGACCTGCGGTCACGCGCCGCGAGCTGATCGCCCGGCTCCGCGGTCGCTTCGGTGTCCGGCTCACCGTGCTCGTGGCCGGCGCCGGCTTCGGGAAGTCCACCACGTTGCGCCAGGCCGTGGCCGAGAACCGCCTGGCGCCCTCCGGGGTCGACTGGTGGCTGTCCCTGCGCCACCGCGACCGCGTCCCCTCCCGTCTGGCCCGGGACCTCGGTGAGGCGCTGGGGTGGCCCGTGGGCGACGGGGACGACCCGGAGGCGAGCGTGGAGCGCGCCCTCGCGCACCTGGCCCGGACGTCGCCGCTGGGCTCGGCCCTGGTCCTCGACGACGTCCACCTGCTGGAGGGGAGCCCGGGTGCACGCCTGCTGGGCCACCTCGTCGCGGTCGCGCCCCCGTCGGTGCACATCGTCGTGGCCAGTCGGACGCCCGTCGGGTGGCTCCTCCTGCCGGGGGCGCCCGAGCCGGGACTGGTGGTCGGCGAGGACGACCTGCGCTTCGCCGACGACGAGCTGGCCGACCTCGCCTCGCTCCGCAGCGCCGCCGCCGAGGTCTCGGGTCTCGGGGACCTCGGGGGCTGGCCGGCCCTGGTCGACCTGGCCCTCTCCTTCGGGCTCCGCGGGGCGGTGACCTTCGTCGAGGAGGAGGTCGTCGAGCTCGTCCCGCCCGAGGTCCGCGAGGTCCTGGCGGCCGCGGTGGCGGTGGGCGGCGGGTCCGCCCGGCTGCTCGGGCACGCGCTGGACCGCCCCGTCGACACCGCCGCCATCGCCGCGGACCTGCCGATGACCGTGCTCGACGACGACGGCGACCTCCAGGTCCACCCGCTGTGGGGCGAGGTCCTCCGCGACCCGTGGGAGCCGGAGGAGGCCGTGGCCGTGCGGCGGCGGGCGGCCGAGCACCTCCTCGCCCAGGGCGACCTGGAGCGGGCGGTCCCCCTCTTCGCCGACGCCGGGGACTGGCCGGCCTTCGAGGCGGCCGTGGCCGAGACCTGGCGGCGCGGCTACCTCGGGGTGCCCCTCGACGTCCTGGCGTCCTGGCTCGAGCGGCTGCCGCCCGACCGCCACGACAGCCCGGCCGGGACGCTGCTCCGCGGTGCCGCGGCACGGATCCAGCACACCTTCGGCGACGAGGCCCGGGAGCTGCTGGCCACCGCCGTCCGGCGCAACAGGGAGGCCGGCAGCCTCCCGGGGGAGATGGCCGCCCTGGGGGAGTACGGCTACGTCTGCCGGGCCCGGGGGGAGGCGACGCAGATGGTCGAGGTGATGACCCGGCTGGCCGAGATGGCGAGCGAGGACCCGGTGGCGGCCCCGTTCGTCCGCCTGACCGAGGCGGCCATGCTCGACGTGATGGGCGACGACGCCGGGGTCCTGCGCACCCTGGAGCCCCTGGGGCCCGAGGACCTGAGCGCCGAGTGGTCGACGGCGGTGGCCTTCCTCCGGCTGCTCTCGGCCGGCCGCCAGGGCGACCCGGACCTCACCGACCAGGCGTGCGCCGACTGCATCCGCCTGGGTGGGCCGGGGTCGATCCACGAGCGCTACACCGGCGCGATCGTCGACTGGTTCCTCGGCCGGCCGGCGACGGCCCTCGCCGCCCTGCCGGACCCCGTCCCGGAGGCCCGTCTCAGCCGCGTCGACCAGACGATGCTGGGCAGCCACTGCGCCACCATCCAGGGCCTGGCCGGCGACGTCGCCCGGGCCCGTCTCGCGCTGGCGACCGCCGGCGGCGGCTCCCTCGGGGCGGCGCAGGCCTCCTTCACCGCCGCGGTGGCGGTGGCCGAGGCCGCCCTCGCCGTCGCCGAGGGCGACGAGGTCCGGGCCGCCGACCACCTCCGAGAGGTCTGCGGCCCCCACGGCGACGACCCCGGGGGCCTCCGGCTGCTGCGCCACTTCCCCGCGCTCCCCTACGTCCTGGTGCCCGAGACCCGGGCCCACATCGACGCCATGGACCTCGGTCCGGCGCTGGTCCCGGCCCGCACCGCAGCCCGCGCCGTGGTCGCCGCCCGAGAGGGCACGGGAGGGCCTGCGCCGGGCACCTGGCCCCCGCCCGACCAGGTGATCACCGCGCTGCCCCTCCGGTGGGTGGCCGTGGCTGCGGCCGCGGCACACACCAGAGGGGCCGTCGAGGGGGCACTGCTCGGGCAGCGTCTGGTCGACGTCCACCGGGAGCGCGGACGGGCGGCGCTGCGCGCCGAGGCGGAGGGTGGGGAGTGGTGGGCGGAGGGGGCCCGCGGTCTGCTCGGGTCGGCCGGGCTCCCCCCGGGAACCACCATCGCCCTGGGGCTGCTGGGTCCGTCCTCACTGGTGGTGGAGGGACGGCCCGTGGTCCACCCCGACTGGCGGCGGCCGATGGTCCGAGCCCTGTGCGCCCTGCTCGTGCTCGAGGGCCCGCTGGACCGGGCGCAGGCCGCCCGCGAGCTGTGGCCCGAGGTGCCGCCGGCGGATGCCGCCCACAACCTGCGCAGCCACCTGAGCCTCCTGCTCGACGTGCTCGAGCCCGGCCGTCGTCCGGGCGAGGCCAGCTTCGTGGTGCGCGCCGAGGGCGACGGCCTGGCCCTGGTGGGTCGTCCCCACCTCGTGGCCGACGTCACCGACTTCGACCGTGCCGTCGCCCGGTGGGAGCGGACGGGTGGGCTCGACGGCCTCCCCGAGGCCCTGGACCGGTGGCGAGGTGTGCCGTTCTCGGATCTCCCCGACCTCCCCTTCGTGGCCGAGCACCGGCGGGTCCGCGAGCGCCGGTTCCTGGCTGCGGGCCAGGCGGTCGGCGAGCAGGCCCTCGTCCTCGGCCGACCCGACGACGCCATCGACCGTGCCCTCCAGCTGGTGCGGGTCGACCCGTGGAGCGAGCGGGCCCACCAGCTGCTGGTGGCGGCCCACGTCGCGGCCGGGGACCGTGCGGCGGCGCGACGTGCCCTCCAGCGGTGCCGGGACGTGCTCGACGACCTCGGCGTCCCGCCGGACCCCCGGACCGAGCTCCTCGACCGCCAGCTGCGGGCCGGTCCCCGGGATCGCTGA
- a CDS encoding ArsA family ATPase, with translation MRTTVSGEGPDGFFTASRVVIVAGKGGVGKTTVTAALARAAADQGLTPLVIELEGKSGLAAVYGRDPLDYTEQVLAEADAEAGTGEVRARTLTPDDALIEYLQESGLKRLSKRLVSSGVVDMVATAIPGIRDIVVLGKVKQIERAMAAGAEGMPDLVLIDAPAAGHAISFLRSAQGLIDAVRVGPIRSQAVDVQAMLSDPSRTQVVLVTLPEETPVNELVETAFDLEEEIGLSLGPVVVNGLYPPLAGLGTDPAAAAEAAGADLAEGEAEALAAAADFRTHRVALQAEQVERLAESLPLPQVRLPYLFEAEPDPAGLAVLAAAVLEGLAAAPEVEVDGEAAP, from the coding sequence GTGCGCACGACGGTGAGCGGAGAGGGACCTGACGGGTTCTTCACCGCATCTCGGGTCGTCATCGTCGCCGGGAAGGGAGGCGTCGGCAAAACGACGGTCACCGCCGCCCTGGCGCGCGCTGCGGCCGACCAGGGCCTGACGCCACTCGTGATCGAGCTGGAGGGGAAGTCGGGGCTGGCCGCCGTCTACGGCCGCGACCCCCTCGACTACACCGAGCAGGTGCTGGCCGAGGCCGACGCGGAGGCGGGCACCGGCGAGGTCCGGGCCCGCACCCTCACCCCCGACGACGCCCTCATCGAGTACCTCCAGGAGTCGGGCCTCAAGCGCCTGTCCAAGCGCCTGGTGTCCTCCGGCGTGGTCGACATGGTGGCCACCGCCATCCCCGGCATCCGCGACATCGTGGTGCTGGGCAAGGTGAAGCAGATCGAGAGGGCCATGGCCGCCGGGGCCGAGGGCATGCCCGACCTGGTCCTCATCGACGCCCCGGCCGCCGGCCACGCCATCTCGTTCCTCCGCTCGGCCCAGGGCCTCATCGATGCCGTGCGGGTGGGCCCGATCCGGAGCCAGGCGGTCGACGTGCAGGCCATGCTCTCGGACCCCTCCCGCACCCAGGTCGTGCTGGTCACCCTGCCCGAGGAGACGCCGGTCAACGAGCTGGTCGAGACGGCCTTCGACCTCGAGGAGGAGATCGGGCTGAGCCTCGGGCCGGTGGTGGTCAACGGCCTCTACCCGCCCCTCGCCGGCCTGGGCACCGACCCCGCCGCCGCGGCCGAGGCGGCCGGGGCCGACCTGGCCGAGGGCGAGGCCGAGGCCCTCGCCGCCGCCGCCGACTTCCGCACCCACCGGGTGGCCCTCCAGGCCGAGCAGGTGGAGCGCCTGGCCGAGTCGCTCCCGCTGCCCCAGGTGCGCCTGCCGTACCTGTTCGAGGCCGAGCCCGACCCGGCCGGCCTCGCCGTGCTCGCCGCGGCCGTGCTGGAGGGCCTGGCCGCCGCACCCGAGGTCGAGGTCGACGGGGAGGCCGCACCGTGA
- a CDS encoding STAS domain-containing protein, which yields MLEIEVTATEDYTLCRPVGELDAYTVNDFREALGGVAEATHLLIDLSNVPFMDSAGLGALIGGIRRTRESGGEVAVACGRPTLTRLLHTTGFDRIVPVEETVEAAATVLADGQSS from the coding sequence GTGCTCGAGATCGAGGTCACCGCGACCGAGGACTACACGCTGTGCCGCCCCGTGGGGGAGCTCGACGCCTACACGGTGAACGACTTCCGGGAGGCGCTGGGCGGCGTGGCCGAGGCCACCCACCTCCTGATCGACCTCTCGAACGTGCCGTTCATGGACTCGGCCGGGCTGGGCGCCCTCATCGGCGGCATCCGCCGCACGCGCGAGTCCGGCGGCGAGGTGGCCGTGGCCTGCGGTCGCCCCACGCTCACCCGGCTCCTGCACACCACCGGCTTCGACCGCATCGTGCCCGTGGAGGAGACCGTCGAGGCCGCGGCCACCGTCCTGGCCGACGGCCAGTCCTCCTAG
- a CDS encoding ArsA family ATPase, translating to MSPDAPAAPQPPAASLAALVDRAEIVICCGSGGVGKTTSAAVLATRAARQGRRAVVVTIDPARRLADALGLEGIGNTPTRIQGDWDGELSAVMLDTKSTFDSVVQRYAEDDAQAQRIFANRFYKNLSGALSGTQEYMAMEKLYELQADASFDLVVVDTPPTRHALDFLDAPRNLTRFLDHRLYRVLTAPTRGVMKAVNKAATTFIRSVTKVVGAEVFDDAIAFFQAFEGMEDGFRQRAEAVLQILDDPRTAFVLVASPQRDTVDEARYFARRLAENDIAVAGLVVNRVHPRFTEDDPATLRARAEEVAGTDLADLYDNLADFALVAGRDDADLEGLAEQVAPAPIARVPFLRSDVHDLDGLAEIGRHLFADDA from the coding sequence GTGAGCCCCGACGCCCCCGCCGCCCCCCAGCCCCCGGCGGCGTCGCTGGCTGCGCTGGTCGACCGGGCCGAGATCGTCATCTGCTGCGGCTCCGGGGGCGTGGGCAAGACCACCTCCGCCGCGGTGCTGGCCACCCGCGCCGCCCGCCAGGGACGCCGGGCCGTGGTGGTCACCATCGACCCGGCCCGCCGCCTGGCCGACGCCCTGGGGCTGGAGGGCATCGGCAACACCCCGACCCGCATCCAGGGCGACTGGGACGGCGAGCTCTCCGCGGTGATGCTCGACACCAAGTCCACCTTCGACTCGGTGGTGCAGCGCTACGCCGAGGACGACGCCCAGGCCCAGCGCATCTTCGCCAACCGCTTCTACAAGAACCTCTCGGGCGCCCTGTCGGGGACCCAGGAGTACATGGCCATGGAGAAGCTCTACGAGCTCCAGGCCGACGCCTCGTTCGACCTGGTCGTGGTGGACACGCCACCGACGCGCCACGCCCTCGACTTCCTCGACGCCCCCCGCAACCTCACCCGCTTCCTCGACCACCGGCTCTACCGAGTGCTGACCGCCCCCACGCGGGGCGTGATGAAGGCGGTCAACAAGGCCGCCACCACCTTCATCCGGTCGGTGACCAAGGTCGTCGGGGCCGAGGTCTTCGACGACGCCATCGCCTTCTTCCAGGCCTTCGAGGGCATGGAGGACGGGTTCCGGCAGCGGGCCGAGGCCGTGCTCCAGATCCTCGACGACCCCCGCACCGCCTTCGTGCTGGTGGCCTCGCCCCAGCGCGACACCGTCGACGAGGCCCGCTACTTCGCGCGGCGGCTGGCCGAGAACGACATCGCCGTCGCCGGGCTCGTCGTGAACCGGGTCCACCCCCGGTTCACCGAGGACGACCCGGCCACGCTGCGGGCCCGGGCCGAGGAGGTGGCCGGCACCGACCTGGCCGACCTCTACGACAACCTGGCCGACTTCGCCCTCGTCGCCGGGCGCGACGACGCCGACCTGGAGGGCCTGGCCGAGCAGGTGGCGCCGGCGCCCATCGCCCGGGTGCCGTTCCTGCGCTCCGACGTCCACGACCTCGACGGCCTGGCCGAGATCGGCCGCCACCTCTTCGCCGACGACGCCTGA
- a CDS encoding DUF4214 domain-containing protein — protein MTRRNPIVTPHRRPLALSVAALATALLLGLAPATATASPPGPTTQVTAPDPDTRCYVGLSHSVFLDRAATELEQAAWADSFASGTPLWALPDQLANSEEWLTVVVTGLYRDALDREPEPAGLDYWVGRLRAGEKVNRLGALVYGSGEFYGKAGGTDEAFVDELYTRILHRSADAAGSAYWVGRVGAIGRGSVASSFFASIESRGDRVDALYDQILGRAADPGGRSYWIDRLATDNDVRLAVLLASSGEFRNRAPRACWRVADVTVDADDNVLQPTIAGDGQTIAFESAASGLTSDADNGVRDIFVAGEGGALVNITPGGDADSEDPAISGDGGRVAFMSGATTLTGDADNGVRDVFLWERATGTTVNLTPGADDDAWAPAISADGTTVAFTSGATNLTPGDTNGVLDLFVVTGLDTPSPTITNVTAAGDANASTTAPSLTADGREVAFASAASNLVAGDTGGVTDVFVHDQDGTTTTRVATRAP, from the coding sequence ATGACCAGGAGGAACCCCATCGTGACACCACATCGACGACCCCTCGCCCTCAGCGTGGCCGCCCTCGCCACCGCGCTGCTGCTCGGACTCGCGCCGGCGACAGCGACGGCGTCGCCGCCCGGACCGACCACACAGGTGACGGCCCCCGACCCCGACACGCGCTGCTACGTGGGCCTGTCCCACTCGGTCTTCCTCGATCGCGCCGCGACCGAGCTGGAGCAGGCCGCCTGGGCCGACTCCTTCGCCTCGGGGACGCCGCTCTGGGCCCTCCCGGACCAGCTGGCCAACAGCGAGGAGTGGCTCACGGTGGTCGTCACCGGCCTCTACCGCGACGCCCTCGACCGAGAGCCGGAGCCGGCAGGGCTGGACTACTGGGTCGGGCGCCTGCGCGCCGGTGAGAAGGTGAACCGGCTGGGCGCCCTCGTGTACGGCTCCGGCGAGTTCTACGGCAAGGCCGGTGGGACCGACGAGGCGTTCGTCGACGAGCTCTACACCCGGATCCTGCACCGGTCCGCCGATGCCGCCGGCTCGGCCTACTGGGTCGGACGGGTCGGCGCCATCGGGCGGGGCTCTGTCGCCTCGTCGTTCTTCGCCTCGATCGAGTCGCGCGGCGACCGCGTCGACGCCCTCTACGACCAGATCCTGGGCCGCGCCGCCGACCCCGGGGGCCGCAGCTACTGGATCGATCGGCTGGCGACCGACAACGACGTCCGGCTGGCCGTGCTCCTCGCCTCGTCGGGCGAGTTCCGGAACCGGGCCCCACGGGCCTGCTGGCGCGTCGCCGACGTGACCGTCGACGCCGACGACAACGTCCTGCAGCCCACCATCGCAGGGGACGGCCAGACCATCGCCTTCGAGTCCGCGGCCTCGGGCCTCACGTCGGACGCCGACAACGGCGTCCGGGACATCTTCGTGGCCGGCGAGGGTGGAGCCCTCGTCAACATCACCCCTGGCGGTGACGCCGACTCGGAGGACCCGGCCATCTCCGGCGACGGGGGCCGCGTCGCGTTCATGTCGGGGGCCACCACCCTCACCGGCGATGCCGACAACGGCGTCCGCGACGTCTTCCTCTGGGAACGCGCCACCGGCACGACGGTCAACCTCACGCCCGGCGCCGACGACGATGCCTGGGCACCGGCGATCTCCGCCGACGGCACCACCGTGGCCTTCACGTCCGGGGCGACGAACCTCACGCCCGGCGACACCAACGGCGTCCTCGACCTGTTCGTGGTGACCGGTCTCGACACGCCCAGCCCCACCATCACCAACGTCACCGCCGCAGGCGACGCCAACGCCAGCACCACGGCGCCGTCGCTCACCGCCGACGGTCGCGAGGTGGCCTTCGCCTCGGCGGCGTCGAACCTGGTCGCCGGGGACACCGGCGGCGTGACCGACGTCTTCGTCCACGACCAGGACGGCACGACCACGACGCGCGTGGCAACGAGAGCTCCCTGA
- a CDS encoding response regulator: protein MPAARTVLLATDADWIADDVDAALADDDTEIVRTRVGSDVLDLTHELAPDLIVLDLQIGNMGGMAACMALRLEEGAGRLEPVPVLMMLDRPHDRFLARRSAADGWITKPLDPFRLRRAATALLDGGEWHDGVDPSLDAVTP, encoded by the coding sequence GTGCCCGCTGCCCGCACCGTGCTGCTCGCGACCGACGCCGACTGGATCGCCGACGACGTCGACGCCGCCCTGGCCGACGACGACACCGAGATCGTCCGCACCCGGGTGGGCAGCGACGTCCTCGACCTCACCCACGAGCTGGCGCCGGACCTCATCGTGCTCGACCTCCAGATCGGCAACATGGGCGGCATGGCGGCCTGCATGGCCCTGCGCCTGGAGGAGGGCGCCGGCCGCCTCGAGCCCGTGCCGGTGCTGATGATGCTCGACCGGCCCCACGACCGCTTCCTGGCCCGCCGCTCGGCGGCCGACGGCTGGATCACCAAGCCGCTCGACCCCTTCCGCCTGCGTCGGGCCGCCACCGCCCTGCTCGACGGCGGCGAGTGGCACGACGGGGTCGACCCGTCGCTCGACGCCGTCACCCCCTGA
- a CDS encoding NfeD family protein yields the protein MRRLSTTTRGTGALVVAAAAVVALLLVGGSAPAGAQDDDPAVPTESCVDAGAGGGRISVITVSGLLDPVLARFIGDSIATAEENDAAWLVLQANSNGTVISDDDLAGLVEEVRTSTVPVALWVGPSGTRATEGMAQLASVACRVGVAPGSRLGDLGEPVVEPAQQAPAFQEAAERLRRDTVGADEALELGLAQTEAPVLGAFLISLDGVETEVQEDAEGRPQRAVAGDSIPVFSKLPIVDQLLHTVASPAVAYLLLLAGLALIVFELYTAGVGVAGVVGAGCTVLGCYGLAVLPARGWAVALLVATVLCYAVDVQTGVPRVWTAVGTFALVVGSLRLYDGLELSWITLLVGIAGMLLFVIGAMPAMVRTRFSTPTIGRGWMIGEEGEAVSAVDPEGVVSVRGAPWRARTNRATPVPAGEAVRVVEVDGLLLEVEPLEGAATDHRERHRKD from the coding sequence ATGCGCAGGCTATCGACCACCACCAGGGGCACCGGCGCTCTCGTCGTCGCGGCCGCGGCCGTGGTCGCCCTGCTCCTCGTGGGCGGCTCGGCGCCGGCCGGCGCCCAGGACGACGACCCGGCCGTGCCCACGGAGTCCTGCGTCGATGCCGGCGCGGGCGGTGGGCGGATCTCGGTGATCACCGTCAGCGGCCTGCTCGACCCGGTCCTGGCCCGCTTCATCGGCGACAGCATCGCCACCGCCGAGGAGAACGACGCCGCCTGGCTCGTCCTCCAGGCCAACAGCAACGGCACCGTGATCTCCGACGACGACCTGGCCGGGCTGGTGGAGGAGGTCCGCACCTCCACCGTGCCGGTGGCCCTCTGGGTGGGCCCGTCGGGCACCCGGGCCACCGAGGGGATGGCCCAGCTGGCCTCGGTGGCCTGCCGGGTGGGCGTGGCGCCGGGGAGCCGCCTCGGCGACCTGGGTGAGCCCGTCGTCGAGCCGGCCCAGCAGGCCCCCGCCTTCCAGGAGGCCGCCGAGCGGCTGCGGCGCGACACCGTCGGCGCCGACGAGGCGCTCGAGCTGGGCCTGGCCCAGACCGAGGCCCCGGTGCTGGGCGCCTTCCTCATCAGCCTCGACGGGGTGGAGACCGAGGTCCAGGAGGACGCCGAGGGCCGGCCCCAGCGGGCGGTGGCGGGCGACTCCATCCCGGTGTTCTCCAAGCTGCCGATCGTCGACCAGCTCCTCCACACCGTGGCCAGCCCGGCCGTGGCCTACCTCCTGCTCCTCGCCGGCCTCGCCCTCATCGTGTTCGAGCTCTACACCGCCGGGGTCGGCGTGGCCGGCGTGGTCGGCGCCGGCTGCACGGTGCTCGGCTGCTACGGCCTGGCCGTGCTGCCGGCGCGGGGCTGGGCCGTGGCCCTGCTCGTCGCCACCGTGCTCTGCTACGCGGTCGACGTCCAGACCGGTGTGCCCCGGGTGTGGACCGCGGTCGGCACCTTCGCCCTTGTCGTGGGCTCGCTGCGCCTCTACGACGGCCTGGAGCTGTCGTGGATCACGCTGCTGGTCGGCATCGCCGGGATGCTACTGTTCGTGATCGGGGCCATGCCGGCCATGGTCCGCACCCGCTTCTCGACCCCCACCATCGGGCGGGGGTGGATGATCGGCGAGGAGGGCGAGGCCGTGTCCGCCGTCGACCCCGAGGGCGTCGTCTCGGTGCGGGGTGCCCCCTGGCGGGCCCGCACCAACCGGGCCACGCCGGTGCCCGCCGGCGAGGCGGTGCGGGTGGTGGAGGTCGACGGGCTCCTGCTCGAGGTCGAGCCCCTCGAGGGGGCGGCCACCGACCACCGGGAGCGGCACCGGAAGGACTGA